One Candidatus Deferrimicrobiaceae bacterium genomic region harbors:
- a CDS encoding pitrilysin family protein: MTRKGHRTILAILCLWAACCVWGAAPPDAGAADGKTAAEGAKLVETFMLGNGLTVVFRENHSSPVVAVQVWVKAGGATEPDERAGMSHILEHMAFKGTKRRGPGQIAREVESLGGQINAYTSFDQTVYHITISGRYLENALDILADTIGNSVFDADELAKEREVILEELRMNEDNPGRMNGKALFREMYRVHPYGRPVIGYDNTIRKTTRDDLLSYFSRYYYPGNMVLVIAGDVNPGKARPAIEKAFLPLPTHEAPSADAPAEPPQENTRVKVQERDAKRAYLDIGFHGPSMRDEDVFAWDLLSLILGSGHTSRLYHEVKDVRGLVDSVSASAYTPKDPGALIVSATGAPEKAKEALREILRQTFRLAAAPPQGQELARAKTATESEFVYSLESQGAIARHVGFFETTLGDAGFEQQYLRKIRAVTADDIAAAARKYLTPENLTVAAVVPQGDAGLLPGEEVRRIAGEAYREAMREAVGSEKRGTVVKEVLENGIRVIVREDRAVPVVAVEAGFLSGLRGEPREKGGVSAIMAEMLTKGTKERTAREIAEAVENMAADLSGFSGRNVFGMRARFLSRDFAAGFRLFAESLRSPTFPAEELEKKRREVLGRLKLQKDDMTQSVILLFLAAHYGDHPYSRDPLGTEESVRGMTREDVEGFYRRWADPRNMVISVSGDIGVQEALSAVREFFGDFPRNEGFVPLGPMPVPEEGGIRRAEETRDKEQVHFLIGYTGARFTDPDRYALDVLGSALAGQGGRLFTDLRDKKSLAYAVTSFSSEQVDPGFFAFYMGTSPDKRDGAITDTLKIISEVRTNGITAEELGRAKQWMVGTYEIGLQSNSSYAGKMMYNELFGIGYEETFR; the protein is encoded by the coding sequence ATGACGCGTAAGGGGCACAGGACGATCCTTGCGATTCTCTGCCTGTGGGCGGCGTGCTGCGTGTGGGGAGCCGCCCCGCCTGACGCGGGGGCGGCGGACGGAAAAACGGCGGCGGAGGGGGCGAAATTGGTCGAGACATTCATGCTGGGAAACGGTCTGACCGTCGTGTTCCGGGAAAACCACTCCTCTCCGGTCGTCGCCGTACAGGTCTGGGTCAAGGCGGGAGGCGCCACCGAACCCGATGAGCGCGCGGGGATGTCCCACATCCTGGAGCACATGGCCTTCAAGGGGACGAAGAGACGGGGTCCCGGCCAGATCGCGCGGGAGGTGGAGTCCCTCGGGGGCCAGATCAACGCCTACACGAGCTTCGACCAGACGGTGTACCACATCACGATCTCGGGCCGCTACCTGGAAAACGCACTGGACATCCTGGCCGACACCATCGGGAACTCGGTGTTCGACGCGGACGAACTGGCCAAGGAGAGGGAGGTCATCCTCGAGGAGCTCCGGATGAACGAGGACAACCCGGGAAGGATGAACGGGAAAGCCCTGTTCCGGGAGATGTACCGCGTCCACCCGTACGGCCGGCCCGTGATCGGGTACGACAACACCATCCGGAAGACCACCCGGGACGACCTCCTTTCGTACTTCTCCCGCTATTATTATCCGGGGAACATGGTGCTCGTGATCGCGGGCGACGTGAACCCGGGGAAGGCCCGCCCGGCGATCGAGAAAGCCTTCCTTCCCCTTCCGACCCACGAGGCCCCGTCCGCCGATGCGCCCGCCGAGCCGCCGCAGGAGAATACCCGGGTGAAGGTCCAGGAGCGGGACGCGAAGCGCGCCTACCTCGACATCGGATTCCACGGGCCCTCGATGCGCGACGAGGACGTTTTCGCCTGGGACCTCCTCTCCCTGATTCTGGGGAGCGGGCATACCTCCCGCCTCTATCACGAGGTGAAGGACGTCCGGGGGCTGGTCGATTCGGTGAGCGCCTCCGCCTATACCCCGAAGGACCCCGGCGCCCTGATCGTGTCGGCCACGGGCGCTCCCGAGAAAGCCAAGGAGGCGCTGCGGGAAATTCTGCGGCAGACGTTCCGTCTCGCGGCGGCGCCCCCGCAAGGCCAGGAGCTTGCCCGGGCCAAGACGGCCACCGAGAGCGAGTTCGTCTATTCCCTCGAGTCCCAGGGGGCCATCGCGCGCCACGTCGGGTTCTTCGAGACCACCCTGGGCGACGCCGGGTTCGAGCAGCAGTACCTCCGGAAGATCCGTGCGGTGACGGCCGATGACATTGCCGCGGCGGCCCGGAAATATCTGACGCCGGAGAACCTCACCGTGGCGGCCGTCGTCCCGCAGGGCGATGCGGGCCTGCTCCCCGGGGAGGAGGTCCGAAGGATCGCAGGGGAGGCGTACCGGGAGGCGATGCGGGAGGCGGTCGGCTCGGAAAAGAGAGGGACCGTCGTGAAGGAAGTCCTGGAAAACGGCATCCGGGTGATCGTCCGGGAGGACCGGGCCGTCCCCGTGGTCGCCGTCGAGGCCGGTTTCCTGAGCGGGCTTCGCGGGGAGCCGAGGGAGAAGGGCGGGGTTTCCGCGATCATGGCGGAGATGCTCACGAAAGGGACGAAGGAACGGACGGCGCGGGAAATTGCGGAGGCGGTCGAGAACATGGCGGCCGATCTCTCCGGCTTTTCGGGAAGAAACGTCTTCGGCATGCGGGCCCGCTTTCTGAGCAGGGATTTCGCCGCCGGGTTCCGTCTCTTCGCCGAGTCTCTCCGGTCGCCCACGTTCCCGGCCGAGGAGCTCGAGAAGAAGCGCCGGGAGGTTCTGGGGAGGCTAAAGCTCCAGAAGGACGATATGACCCAATCGGTCATCCTCCTTTTCCTTGCCGCCCATTACGGGGACCACCCGTACTCCCGGGACCCGCTGGGGACGGAGGAGTCGGTCCGGGGGATGACCCGGGAGGATGTGGAGGGGTTCTACCGGAGGTGGGCGGATCCGCGCAACATGGTGATCTCCGTGTCCGGGGACATCGGCGTGCAGGAAGCGCTCTCGGCCGTCAGGGAATTCTTCGGCGACTTCCCCCGCAACGAGGGCTTCGTCCCGCTCGGGCCGATGCCGGTGCCCGAGGAAGGGGGGATCCGCCGGGCGGAGGAAACCCGGGACAAGGAGCAGGTGCACTTCCTCATCGGGTACACCGGAGCAAGGTTCACGGACCCCGACCGGTACGCCCTCGACGTGCTCGGGTCGGCGCTCGCGGGGCAGGGGGGCAGGCTCTTCACCGACCTCCGGGACAAGAAATCCCTGGCGTACGCGGTGACCTCCTTCTCCTCGGAGCAGGTCGATCCGGGGTTCTT